The following are from one region of the Sorghum bicolor cultivar BTx623 chromosome 2, Sorghum_bicolor_NCBIv3, whole genome shotgun sequence genome:
- the LOC110433146 gene encoding uncharacterized protein LOC110433146: MFLVYLSAEVFAGLATAEEMAKGASVAQEGLAVPPPREPAPSALANRPSPADVLGPGASEPSITGWTDALREVHSLVGDRFRQKLRGMDFDTLLRVQYEHHSLGHHMAAALEERCSREVICRDEAIGVLKKENETLEAEKARLSEEVREFSSVRREVDSLKKERDDYKAGSEALRKEKEDAEASVAVLRTSVAEAGRVRDVALQRAEKAEDIAERLRKELDAERTSAAELQTRIQKAEAEAAAIVGLYADSLAKFGGSTSAPPPGGDVGAALAWLKSHIRMLPDFVGGAVDFGALAAVSSFARLLRRGGCSHAEGVAKEEFAAAEDVGEGTPSLRKSVRNFISSFWIRFGRDEAKKMAEDRRAEEIAKKKAKVVKAGPSRPPSEACPPTQPEAEARDTGAKSPEGSGAKVSETPEAPAPPPPQV, encoded by the exons ATGTTTTTGGTTTATCTTTCAGCGGAAGTTTTTGCTGGGCTGGCTACCGCGGAGGAGATGGCTAAAGGCGCCAGCGTTGCGCAGGAGGGGCTTGCCGTTCCTCCGCCGCGTGAGCCTGCGCCTTCTGCGTTGGCCAACAGGCCTTCGCCTGCTGATGTTCTTGGTCCTG GTGCTTCTGAAccttcgatcacaggttggactGATGCCTTGCGCGAGGTTCATTCCTTGGTCGGAG ATCGTTTTCGTCAGAAGCTTCGCGGCATGGACTTTGACACGCTCCTTCGCGTGCAATAtgagcaccatagcctt GGTCACCACATGGCTGCCGCCTTAGAGGAGCGTTgctcccgggaggttatctgccGTGATGAGGCAATTGGTGTTCTGAAGAAGGAGAACGAGACCTTGGAGGCTGAGAAGGCTCGTCTGTCGGAGGAGGTTAGGGAGTTTTCCTCCGTCAGGAGGGAGGTTGACTCCCTgaaaaaggagagggatgacTACAAGGCTGGGTCGGAGGCTCTAAGGAAGGAGAAAGAGGATGCCGAAGCTTCGGTGGCGGTCCTCCGCACAAGTGTTGCTGAGGCGGGGAGAGTTAGGGACGTAGCCCTGCAGCGAGCTGAGAAggcggaggacattgctgaacgCCTTCGCAAAGAGCTTGACGCTGAGCGGACGTCTGCAGCTGAGCTGCAGACTCGCATACAGAAGGCGGAAGCGGAGGCTGCAGCTATTGTCGGGCTCTATGCCGACTCGCTTGCGAAGTTTGGGGGAagcacctctgctcctccgcccGGCGGCGATGTTGGGGCTGCCCTCGCGTGGCTGAAGTCTCATATCCGCATGCTCCCCGACTTTGTCGGAGGtgctgttgattttggggctttggccGCGGTTAGCTCCTTCGCTAGGCTTTTGCGCCGCGGAGGTTGCTCTCACGCGGAGGGAGTCGCCAAGGAGGAATTTGCCGCGGCGGAGGACGTTGGCGAAGGGACCCCTTCCCTGCGCAAATCTGTCCGGAACTTTATcagttcgttctggattaggtttgggcgggATGAGGCGAAGAAAATGGCGGAGGATCGTCGAGCTGAG GAGATTGCGAAGAAGAAGGCTAAGGTTGTCAAGGCCGGTCCTTCGCGTCCACCGAGTGAGGCGTGTCCTCCGACCCAGCCTGAAGCGGAGGCTCGTGATACTGGTGCCAAATCTCCGGAGGGATCTGGTGCCAAGGTTTCAGAGACTCCCGaggctcctgctcctcctccgcctcaggtgtga